A genomic region of Cotesia glomerata isolate CgM1 linkage group LG9, MPM_Cglom_v2.3, whole genome shotgun sequence contains the following coding sequences:
- the LOC123271139 gene encoding uncharacterized protein LOC123271139 codes for MNYYKLILFLWFVTVLQVMGQLEDHFNEKWIVVNKTNFYRCLRYCIDNFESQADYLNILWSDNQFLDQRSIPTVENALESTCDTSIKIDCNNSFADLPTKLESMTRKYEFVNELKFNVNSETELLQFTITGNISWLMLQIPLGTRKRSTETLLSLKQNIQTSENYFLIKNPPPGELKLKINKEDLDPWNNIIMLVINKSTSLSRIDLPSRIDSREDDSSSKMNQEIYEVDEVLVSGNKNIERMDLTQLENENELTKKDVIVDIAYETKLVAIPGFIHTIWFSVTNTVNFDVLYQFDVRSSQYQIVRGIEPSWIHAGQTLNIPVRIAVPRNANEFYVNTINLSVKGNNFGEISKSAYIYIQNSTGAIVNSKEPEIEVYFNDNCFGKSSRDRCSLSQWSAEILVKNDQSGVKSVISEPAGIQPLTSFIAGTKSSVYFYYSSTCYNKVVTLRVIDINQNSFTKTIDVTAWDNLTTGEIIAAVVGTILILVILMIIIIGCINCVKKRKNADLTYTQRYGSRPTP; via the exons atgaattactataagcttattttatttctgtGGTTTGTGACTGTGCTACAGGTTATGGGCCAGCTTGAGGATCATTTTAATGAGAAATGGATTGTTgttaataaaactaatttttataggTGCTTGAG GTACtgtattgataattttgaatcTCAGGCGgactatttaaatattttgtggagtgataatcaatttcttg atcaAAGATCAATACCGACCGTTGAAAACGCATTAGAATCAACATGCGACACCTCAATAAAAATCGACTGCAATAATTCATTTGCTGATTTGCCAACTAAACTG GAGTCAATGACTAGAAAATATGAGTTcgtaaatgaattaaaatttaatgtcaacAGCGAGACTGAATTACTGCAATTTACAATAACGGGAAATATTTCATGGCTTATGCTGCAAATTCCTCTAG gaACAAGAAAAAGATCAACAGAAACGTTATTgtcattaaaacaaaatattcagacatcagaaaattattttctgataaaaaatcCACCGCCCGGCGAGCtgaaacttaaaataaacaaagaaGACTTAGATCCTtggaataatataattatgttggtaataaataaatcaacaaGTTTATCACGAATCGACTTACCTAGTCGTATAGATTCTCGTGAAG ATGATTCCAGCTCAAAAATGAACCAGGAAATTTATGAAGTCGACGAAGTTTTAGTTTCTGgaaacaaaaatattgaaagaaTGGATTTAACGCAATtggaaaatgaaaatgaactTACTAAGAAGGATGTTATTGTTGACATTGCCTACGAGACTAAATTAGTAGCGATACCGGGATTCATTCATACTATTTGGTTCTCTGTTACAAATACGGTTAATTTTGACGTTTTGTATCAGTTTGACGTACGCAGTAGCCAATATCAAATTGTTCGTGGTATCGAACCCAGTTGGATCCACGCTGGACAGACGCTAAATATTCCAGTACGAATAGCGGTGCCGAGAAACGCAAACGAATTTTATGTCAATACTATCAATCTATCGGTCAAAGGCAATAATTTTGGAGAAATTTCTAAATCTgcgtatatttatatacagaATTCTACTGGCGCG ATAGTGAACAGTAAAGAACCAGAGATAGAAGTTTACTTCAATGATAATTGTTTCGGTAAATCAAGCCGAGACCGGTGTAGCTTGAGCCAATGGAGCGCCGAAATTCTAGTGAAAAATGACCAGTCTGGAGTTAAGAGCGTGATATCAGAGCCAGCGGGTATCCAGCCTTTGACAAGCTTTATCGCTGGTACTAAATCTTCAGTTTACTTTTACTACAGCTCGACTTGCTACAACAAAGTCGTGACGCTCCGAGTTATTGACATCAACCAGAACTCTTTTACTAAAACAATCGACGTGACAG CCTGGGACAATTTAACAACCGGGGAAATAATAGCTGCTGTAGTTGGAACGATACTTATTCTGGTTattttgatgataattatCATTGGGTGTattaattgtgtaaaaaaacgTAAAAACGCAGACCTTACTTACACTCAACGATACGGATCACGACCAACGCCTTAG